CGGGTTTGTGGCTATTCAACGCTACTAGAATTGGGGAAGCAAATACATGGGTTTTACTTTAAGACGAGCTTTGATTCGTCAAGTTTTGTGGGTAGTTCTTTGATTTTGTTGTATTCTAAGTGTGGAGTTATCGAGGGAGCTTATCAGGTTTTCGCAGAGTTACCAGTTAAGAATTTTTGTATGTGGAATGCAATGCTGATAGCTTGTGCTCAGCATACCCATACAGATAAAGCTAAATTTCATcttttttgtgtgttttgtaTGCTTGTAGCCATGTAGGGTTAGTTGAAAAGGGGCGAGATTACTTTCAACTAATGAAGGAATATGAAATTAAGCCAGGGGTCAGCATTATGCTTCCATGGTGGACTTGCTTGGCTGTGCAGGAAAATTGTAGGATGCAGTTTCGATTATTAAAGAAATGCCTATGGAACTAGCAGAGTCTGTGTGGGGAGCTTTATTGACTGGGTGTAGAAATGCCTATGGAACCAACGCATGCAACCTTTCCATAAGGACATCAAAATATTTGAGCACAGAGCACAGCATTTGAAACACTTTTATGCATAAGACACCAAAAATCGGAAAGAAAACAACCTAtcataaggaaaaaaaaggcacttggacaattttttttatgcgTAAGACACCAAACCCTCGGAAAGAAAACGACACGTAAGACACCAAAGGTGCAAAAAAAGGCACTTTTATGCGTAAGACACaaataatgggaaagaaaacaaacctTGAGCGTGTGACTCTGTCGATGATGGATGTGCTTGTTCCATCGATGGTAGAAGAGATTGGATTGAGGTGGTCGATGATGGTGGAGATTTGGTCGGAGGTGCAGCAGAGGCGGATTGCAAAAGAGATTCAAATGCTTTCTCGTTTGTTTTGCTTTAGGTTGAAAAGATGGGTTTAGTCATTTTACACATTGGGATTGCAATACAGTCCTAGAGGACTGTATATAGTACCGCTCTTTTTTAATTGACAAGTTTCATTCAagtctttattaaaaaaaaaaaaaaaagattctattttaaaaaagtgaaaaaatatattctatattagtgagatttaattttttataaaatggttgTATGAAATTTGtctatataaaatttgtacttAGCATAACTCTTGTTAAAAGAATGATGTCTATAACTTCTAAATATGCAAATACGGGACAAGCCCCTcgattaagttaaaaaaaaaaaaaaagactcgcCAAGGGTCTCGTATATCCGAGACTTCTATTTAGTATTACTCAAcgatttaataattatgtttcATAAATCAATGATATGTTCatcttaaatattataattgctCGTCATACTTGttgattttacatattttaagtgattttatacaacttgaatataaataatttaaaatgcatTATGTAATTTGAGATTAGAAAACtacaaaagagaaaattaattgTACTCGTGATTCGCAGTGCCTTCTCGTTTCTACTAAATTGTGTGTGGATTTTGGCCAATATTGCAAtcgtaatatatatatcaaattttcaaatccaCACATTTGtgccacttttttcaaaattcaaatttcaagacATAGACTTCATTTCTCCATTTTTCCAATCACTTTAGATTTTGGTGAGATGGGGAATAGCCAAGACAACATAGTTTAGGTGAATTGGTTCGGTGTAATTCTTTTGTATCTCTTTGGTTGAAGAAGGGAGATGGCTATACATAATGAATAAAGCTACTGTGTCATCTCAGAGTGACCGTTCTATTTGACcattagttaatttttttttccttaatgatTACGAAAGTGagtgtattgatttttttaaaatatttaaatatattaaaaaatgtgaaaagaaaaataactagaaaataaaaacttcaaaatgacCTAGTGGTCAAATGGAGTGGTGCTACTTACGCGGCAGAGTAGCACCACTCATATATAATACCCTCAAAGAGAGATCTTTTTGGTTAGTAAGGTGATCTATCACCACTacctcactattatttacaaattatttattattttttattactatttattactttttttttattactattcataaatcatATGAAATCATCTTAATATCATAATGTAGACGCCTCTTTAACTAAGTCTTCCCAAGATACACCACAAGATCCATCTTTTATCATTTCCACATTACCTCCCTTCCTCTTTGTTCCACATTCGCCTCCATCATATCTATTGGATTATTTTTTCAagcttttttagtttttcttctctCCTCCTAGCTCAGTCTATGATCAATGTGTTTCCTTTTGATGGGCAAACACCCACACACTCTCCATCACGCCACTCCCCAACCTTTGACCTTCATATACTAAGCAAAATGGCTACAAAATAACCAACATGTGAGGCTCATGTGTGCCGCGCGGCCTAGACTGCATTCAGGCTCTGTGCATCATCGTGCCTACGTGATTCTAGTTGTAACATGTGTTGCACTAGCATATTCGACGTCCTCGAATCTCTTAGATCTAATCCACCCACCCCAACATCCAAGATGCGTGACTGTCATGCGCTAACATATATCATGTTTCTTAATTTTGAACAAGGGTAATATTGTTATTGTACTATCCAATTAACTCAGCTAGGGCTATTTTACAACAGGCAATTGATTTAGCGATAAGTTCTCACAAGTTATAGTCTAGCATTATATTTGAGAACGAGATGATAGTTTGcgaagatttatttatttatttatttattatttttcaaaaaaataatatagatgTCACATGCTAAAAAATAGGACCATGCTAGTTCAATATATAGAAAATGGATTCTTTTTCttggtttcaattttttttttttttttttttttgggcttgaACAAACCCAAAATATATAGTTGGACATGAAGGAGTTTTAAAGACAACCCATGCCTTTATTCAGTAGCCTTCTCATCTATCAAAGTCTTTTTCAGATGGATAAATGTGGGACCGAATTGAATGTGATGTAGGATTTCTAAGATGTTTAATATAGAGATAGGGATTCATAtatatcaaattcaattttttgtcCAAATTGGATGGTCctatttataaagaaagaaaaattaggGTTAAATGtctatttaaaattcaaactgcTAAGAACTGTtacacaaatattattaatagttGTTACGACCCATGCATATGTTATGTCACACAAATCATCTCTTGGATATTTTCTCCGTTGAGATTAAGTCATCTTCTCTTATGGAGGCCGGGATATGAGTCTATGTTTTAGACAAAATGCTTACTCTTAGACGGTTTGTCTGTAGAGAGTTACAATAGTAATTAAGATTATACTAGTCACAAATGATTTTGATGTATTGGTGAAGCTCTAAACGCTATAGTTGTCTTGTAATCTAGgaatttctttttatgtatcCGGTCATAAATGTAACTTTTATGTGATGAATGAATGAAGTaaatattctattaaaaaaaatgaatctttAGTCCTATTTATGGTTAATCATTCAACCTTAGGCATAGATTCTCTAATCACAAAAACTAAAGCCACTCTTATCAATCAAGTTCTTGTTGGTCGTCTAATATCATCAAAACCACTCAACCCCCACTCCTTGTTCaaatcaatttatgagtttgCTAGCAATTGCATCATAGAAGACATTGAAGGAACCACTTATCTCTTCACCTTCCCATAGTACTCATAAACAAAGGAGATTGTTTTTTTCACAAAGTCCATGCATGGAACATTGGAACTTCTGTAATACCCAGAGCAGTAATCGTCCATCTAATACACCTAAGCTTGCATTTGTGTTGTTGTTAAGTATGACAATATCGACAAACTAGCTTTTTTAGTGTCAATGGAATAAGTTTCTGATGAATCTGTATAGATAAAGAATTATTCAGAAAATTATTTCCGAGTAAGATATCAGcatgcatatttggaaagtaaaGTATTTTTGGTATgtgaaatttaataataatgaacCAAATAGCAATATCTTTTGGCCTTAAACTCTAATTTGTTTCTCTCCCATCGATTCCCTTGATAGCAATGAAACTTCTCTTTAGCATGCATTTTTAAGAAGGGATAGCATTATATTTGTAAGAGTAGTTCTACACCCACCAATGAGATGGGTCCCGATAAGGGAATTTTTGAATAATGCTATATGCTACACCATTATCTCACTTCCATCCTACTATATATGATCTGACgtatttatcaccatttgataataaagaaacatgcaataaatgatcattcaatgatggtaaatgtgtcacatcttactttAGTAGGATATAAGTGGGATGGtaatatgatatatagaattttctttttgtttatgtttttcagtgaagtcatttaaaaagcattgtttttgaatctccagAGCCTTCTAACCTCTCAATCTGGGACTGATTTGTATTGAAAGATCTTGGTTCAAATATCTCTACAAAAGTGGCAAATTTTCGTAGGAGTTTATGGTAATCTCTACAAAGTATACGGGAATGGTTGCCTTTTTGGTCTTTGAACTCTTTTGTCGTCAGTGAAAATATTGAGAAACATCTCAGTGATTTGAAAACAGCCATCTGGATTCAAAAGTGTTTTACCATACAGATGAAACCCGAATCCAAACCACGCCTAATTTAACATGAAGGATTGGATAAGAAAGTTGATTCTTCTTTTAATACACTAGAAGATGGCTTATTTCTCCTGTGCATATGTTTTTGGAACCAAAATCATTACTACCAAATTCTTCTGGGTCTTACGGCTcttctattttgtgttttcttgaAAATTGTACCTCTTCTTCTTCACCTTCTCCTCTTTCATTATAATTTCCACTCATCACGTTGGCTTTTTGTGGGGTGTTTATCTTTGTCATCTTCGTACAATAGTAAGAACTAAGATATTTTCCTTAAAAGTGTGTTAGAAGGTCttcatattcaagaaaagtgttcATTGTTTTGCTgatattttcattcatttctttAATTGCAAGTTGTTAGTCTTAATAATGATTCCTCCAATAGTCTAAAATTTTTAACGTTTCCATACTCACTGTAATTATAGTCGTCTTTTGCTGAAGGACCATAATCTTCTGTACCATAGAATAAACAAGGGATTTTTGTAATCACGAGGATTTTTCATGCCATCATGAAGATTTACAATTTATATGTAGCATTCGTCTTcataatttattctaataaaaaataacgtatcataaattattatcgATGTGAACTATGCTATGTTGAGTGACGTCTGTTTCAACAGGTCACACTGGAACAGGACATAAACAACACTAAATTTCACAATATGTACAAAATAATCCAAGTTTCCTAAGTTAAAAGCCTGCAACAAAAAATATGCATCAGTTGTAGCAGATATTCGCACATCACATATACACATCCCAAAGGTCTTAAAGCCATACTCATTTAAGAGGGGAGAACTGATCATTCTGTCATGGAACAAGAAGTATCTTCCCAATATGCTTGCTACTTTCCATAAGCCGGTGAGCCTCTGCCGCTTCAGATAACGGGAAGGATTTGTAGACCACAGGTGTGATCTTTCCTGTGATGATAGCAGGCCAAACATTCTTCTCCACCTCATTAACGATTGCTGCTTTATTTTCTGGACTTCTGTATCGCAAGCGAGAAGCTGCATTCACAAAACACATATTCAGTCAAAGACTATAATTCTCTGTGCATTACTTCTGTATTGCAAGCGAGAAGCTGCATTCACAAAACAACACATACTCAGTCAAAGACTATAGCTTAAACGATTGTCTTTCTAAGAAACATTTAAATCATCATGGCAGCTCTTACGATGAAACATGCAATTTCCAGCGAGTTTACTATCGGAGAAGGCAGCTAGAAAGacatagaaatgatttaggaagCACTTTTCATTGATTAAAGGATGCATACGTAGGGAAAAAAATCGTCAACAACCTTAAACTTCCAAAAGAATATTCTAATGAAACAGAGACAAACGACTGTATGGATGTATAGGCCTAAAGTTTTTCAGTAAGGGTCTCAGTGAAATGGTTGAAATAATGTGCAAAGCCTTTTTGCGATTCTTGAATCAAAGACGAGTGGGTGGATCAAATATGAGATCCATTTCTTTGTTGCAGTATTGGGTCACTTCTAACTTATGCGGGGAAAAAATTGGGGGGGAGGTACCTCTTTTACCCAGGAAAATGCTTCAAGGCAGAGCTATTAATAAAGGTAGGCAGAATGTTTAGTTTCATTCTATTGCTCAACTCGTGATGGAATTAAGAACAAAATAAGCAAACCTTTAAATGGTATTCAAGAATGGGAAAGATGAAAGCTCATCCAAACTCCAAAAACTAGATACCGAAACTTAATATTAATGAATACTGTTGTAATACCTTTCACTGTGAGACATCTAGCAAGCAAACAGCTAAGATTTACTTCTGTAACTGCCCCACACATCATGCTGATAAGAAGAAGCCTCCCACCAACATTTAAGCTGTCAAGGTTTCGCTGAAAATAGGCTGCTCCAATATGATCCAGAATAACATCAACACCTGCCATTGATTACTCATGAAGTTGGCCTTACTCCTCACCAaccacaagaaaaataaaaataaaatatctatacCATACTCCCTCAAACATTGAGAGATGGGGGGGATATTGTTAAATGAAGCATATATGATTGATCAAAGCTGCAGCATACCTTTCCCTTCTGTTTCTTGCTTCACCCGGACAACAAAGTCCTCGGTCTTGTAATTGATACACACATCAGCTCCAAGATCCTTACAAACAGCTAGTTTTTCTTCACTCCCTGCTGATCAAGATCTGAAATATATGAATGCATGGATACTGAGTTTATGTAATGAGATGAGCATGTTGTTGGACCTGCTGTGACAAACACTTTTGCTCCTTGGTATTTAGCTATCTGAATTGCAAAGGTACCAATACCACTGGAGCCCCCATGGACCTGAAATTTAAGTTCTCAATTCACAATTAAGTGGTGAATTGGGACTAGACTGGAATATGAATGAAACTGATTTGAATAGGCTATAGATCATGTAAATTGGTTTTTCTCAGTATCAACCACAACCACACTGAATCCCTAAGGTACCTACTTACACATAGTAAGATATTTCAGGCttttttaattaagatattCAGGATTTTTGTTAATTCTACTGGTCAACTCGTGAATAAGGCATATTAATTTAAGTGTTGGCTCGATTTGAACAATTGCATTACAATAtctttttgtttccatttttttgTTCGGCTTTTACCTATTCATTCTTGTAAATATAGCAAGGACATGAAGgtgttttttttataggtaataattgataaagatattgaaaaagaatagcTGTTCCCCCCGCCTTAGAGTGAGACACTAGAAATTATCAATGGAGCTGAAATCCCAACAAATAATCCCAAACCCCTGCGAATGAAATAGAACAAAGGCTATCCACTGCAAGGctccaaagaaaaatatggaaGTGACTGATCCAATGGCAAGAGAAATGCCTCACTGATAACATATTCCAGGTGGGAAGAAGAGGACTCAAAAGGAAACCCTAGAGAGAACTGTATGACTCAAAACACTTCCATTGTTTAGTGCGGAAGGCAATCTTAAGGGCTGCGCATAGAGATAGTTTAAAAGCATAggagaaagttaaaaaaaacctCAGGGCAGAAACCCTAAAAGACTGCTGGGTAGCAACAGGGGAAGGGGAATGAGGTATGAAggtataattttgtcaaaaaggtTATATGTAAAATTGTAGTTATTTGAGTTACAGTAAATGATTAAGCTCAGTAAATATTAAGAATGTTCCTTCCAAGTGATTACACCAATGCCATGATAGTAAGATAGTAACATAATTAGTCATATAACATAGCAGATGCCAACAAATGTAAGATCCTAACCAATGCAAGTTCCACTAAATTATCGAGAATCAGAAAACAGATTAGGCTAAGTGCTTACCAAGAATGTTTCCCCAGCAGATAGCTGATTTATCATAAAAACAGTGGACCAAACAGTACACGCCACCTCAGGGAGACTAGCAGCATCCTCCAAAGAAACTCCGGGTGGGATAGGAAGAACTTGTGTAGCTGGAACAGCCACTTTCTCAGCATATCCTCCCCCATTGAGAAGAGCGCACACCTAGTATTACGTACCAAGAATTATGCATCTCTATTATGTGTAATACAAATTTTGCACAGTTACAGAAGTCTGTAAAAAGGGGGGAAAACATTGTCAAAACAACAGTTCCGCCCAACTACTTCCAAATGCAACTACAAGACACTAGTCTTTGTATCGTTTCAAACACCTGAAGAGTAATCTTTACATTATGAACTGTTAAGATAgttatttccaaaaaaaaaaaaaaaaagcttcggTAAATTAAACTCGAACAGAAAAAGCAGTCGAAACACAACTCTTCCTTAACACGAGAACAGATAATGTTACAGAAAGAAGGCACATTGAAATGTCCTCTGTTTGACTGAACTCAACAAATCTTGTCTTCACCTACTCTCCTCATTCCAGTGGAATATAATGACaagaagaaggaaggaaaaaaaaaaaaaaaaagtcacttAATCTTGTACAGCTCGGATGAATCTCACGTTTCACCGAATACTGAACACACCTTCCAATTATCTGCCACAGAAGCATCCTCAACATGGACCACACTATACTCAACAGGGAATGCTTCCTTAAGGGACCTATCACCACACCAcatattgtgataccccatatgataaggataagggtagatggtgtatgggatcccacattgcttgggaaggagaagttcttgctctttataaggttccaatggagctccaattgtgtcattgactagtccttttggagtataggccatgtggtttgggccttccattggggcattacaCAAATCATACCAAAAACGTATCATGATCTATATCACCCACCTCAAATCTGATATGGTTAAACCTCCTCTTCCTTTTCTAATATTCTTCCATAGACCTACTCTATACAGCCCTTGGACCTCATTTGTAGTCCATCTACCCACAGGCCTCCATATTGGAAACAACCACTTCTCTCCTTATAGCATCTCTCTTGTATTAATAGCA
This sequence is a window from Carya illinoinensis cultivar Pawnee chromosome 9, C.illinoinensisPawnee_v1, whole genome shotgun sequence. Protein-coding genes within it:
- the LOC122276094 gene encoding quinone oxidoreductase PIG3-like yields the protein MSFNSKVNGHSLLEEPADRAVNKMKAIVISAPGGPEVLHLREVGDPELRDEDVLINVAAAALNRADTFRRKGSHPPPPAGASPYLGIECSGTILAAGKNVSRWKIGDQVCALLNGGGYAEKVAVPATQVLPIPPGVSLEDAASLPEVACTVWSTVFMINQLSAGETFLVHGGSSGIGTFAIQIAKYQGAKVFVTAGSEEKLAVCKDLGADVCINYKTEDFVVRVKQETEGKGVDVILDHIGAAYFQRNLDSLNVGGRLLLISMMCGAVTEVNLSCLLARCLTVKASRLRYRSPENKAAIVNEVEKNVWPAIITGKITPVVYKSFPLSEAAEAHRLMESSKHIGKILLVP